The Drosophila biarmipes strain raj3 chromosome 2L, RU_DBia_V1.1, whole genome shotgun sequence genome has a window encoding:
- the LOC108033923 gene encoding glutaryl-CoA dehydrogenase, mitochondrial has product MIAQSVISKLRPCARRLASSSSKVAAPKFNWQDPLNLESQLTEEEVAIRDAFRGYCQAELLPRVKLANRLETFDKKIMEEIGSLGVLGCTIKGYGCAGVSSVAYGLLTREVERVDSAYRSAVSVQSSLAMGAIYDFGSEEQKQRYLPSMAEGKLIGAFGLTEPNHGSDPAGMETRAKYDSQSKTYILNGSKTWITSAPIADVIVVWAKCEDGKVRGFLVDRKISGLGLDTPKIEGKFSLRASPTGMILLDDVRVPEEQLLPNVVGFTGPFSCLNNARYGIAWGALGAAETCVEIARQYTLDRKQFGRPLAANQLIQKKLADATTEIALGLQACLHLGRLKDQKLHTPEMISMLKRNNTGKSLDIARQMRDMLGGNGISDEYHVIRHVMNLESVNTYEGTHDIHALILGRAITGIAAFAN; this is encoded by the exons ATGATTGCGCAAAGTGTAATCAGCAAACTGAGGCCTTGTGCGCGCCGCTTAGCCAGCTCGAGCTCCAAGGTGGCAGCTCCCAAGTTCAACTGGCAGGACCCGCTGAACTTGGAGAGCCAGCTGAccgaggaggaggtggccaTTCGGGATGCCTTCCGTGGATACTGTCAGGCGGAGTTGCTGCCGCGCGTGAAGTTGGCCAACCGCCTGGAGACGTTCGACAAGAAGATCATGGAGGAGATCGGCAGCCTGGGAGTCCTGGGCTGCACCATCAAGGGATACGGTTGCGCCGGGGTCTCCAGTGTGGCCTATGGACTGCTCACCCGCGAGGTGGAGCGCGTTGACTCCGCCTATCGGTCAGCCGTAAGTGTCCAGAGCTCTCTCGCCATGGGTGCAATCTATGATTTTGGCTCCGAGGAGCAGAAGCAGCGCTATCTACCCAGCATGGCGGAGGGCAAGCTGATTG GTGCCTTCGGCCTGACTGAACCAAACCATGGCAGTGATCCTGCTGGCATGGAAACCCGTGCCAAATACGACAGCCAGAGCAAGACATATATTCTGAATGGATCCAAGACCTGGATTACGAGTGCACCCATTGCCGACGTCATTGTGGTGTGGGCCAAGTGCGAGGACGGCAAGGTTCGAGGCTTCCTGGTGGATCGCAAGATATCCGGCCTAGGCTTGGACACGCCCAAAATCGAGGGAAAGTTCTCGCTGCGTGCTTCGCCCACGGGTATGATTCTGCTGGACGATGTCCGAGTGCCGGAGGAGCAGTTGCTGCCCAATGTGGTGGGCTTCACAGGGCCCTTCAGCTGTCTGAACAATGCCCGCTACGGAATCGCCTGGGGCGCCCTGGGAGCTGCCGAGACCTGCGTGGAGATTGCTCGTCAGTATACACTGGACCGCAAGCAATTCGGTCGCCCCTTGGCTGCCAACCAGTTGATCCAGAAGAAGCTGGCCGACGCCACTACGGAGATTGCTCTGGGCCTTCAGGCCTGTCTGCATTTGGGTCGCCTCAAGGACCAGAAGCTGCACACGCCCGAAATGATTTCGATGCTGAAGCGGAACAACACTGGCAAATCCCTGGATATTGCGCGCCAAATGAGGGATATGCTGGGTGGAAATGGCATCAGCGACGAGTATCATGTGATCAGGCATGTTATGAACTTGGAGTCGGTTAACACCTACGAAGGAACGCACGACATACACGCCTTGATCCTGGGAAGAGCCATAACAGGAATAGCTGCATTCGCTAACTAA